In the genome of Bosea sp. ANAM02, the window CATAGAGCCCGCCGAGCGCCGCCTCGATCCGGCCGATGCCGAGATGGAGCTGCATCGCATAGCCGGAGAATTCCTGGCCGAGCGTGACCGGCGTCGCGTCCTGCAGATGGGTGCGGCCGATCTTGACGAGATGCTTGAAGGCCTCGGCCTTGGCGTTCAGCGCCTTTTCGAGGCTGCGCAAAGCCGGCAGCAGCCGGCGCGTGATCTCCAGCACGGCGGCGATATGCATCGCGGTCGGGAAGGAATCGTTCGAGGACTGGCCGCGATTGACGTGGTCGTTGGGATGGACCGGGCTCTTGGCGCCGAGGCCGGCGCCGAGCAGTTCATTGGCGCGGTTGGCCAGGACCTCATTGGCGTTCATGTTCGACTGGGTGCCCGAGCCGGTCTGCCAGATCACCAGCGGGAAATGCCCGTCGAACTTGCCGGCGAGCGCCTCGTCGGCCGCATGGGCGATGGCGCCGGCGACGCGCTGGTCGAGCAGGCCGAGCCTGGCGTTGACATGGGCGGCGGCCTTCTTGACCAGCACCAGCGCATGGACGAGCGGCAGCGGCATGCGCTCGCTCTCGCCGCCGATGCGGAAATTCTCGAGGGAGCGCTGCGTCTGCGCGCCCCAGTATCGATCCGCCGGCACCGCGATCGGGCCGAAGGAATCGGTTTCGGTGCGCGTCTCGGTCATGGCGTCCGTCGTCGTCAGGGCTTCTTGCGGAAGGAATCGAGGCTGACCACCTCGGCGCTGCCCCGGCTGTCCTCGCCTTCTGCGGCGGGCTCATCCTTCGCGGAAGCGGGCGCCGGCTCGGCGGCGGGGATCTTGCCCTTGGCGGCCGGGAGGGCGGCAGGCACCAGCTTGGCCGGCGCAGGGGCGGGCTCGGCAGGCTCGACCTCCGGCGAAACGGCATCCTCGGGCTGGTCCTGCGCCTCGAACTTCAGGCCGAACTGGACGGAGGGGTCGAAGAAGGTCGAGATCGCGTCGAAGGGCACGAGCAGCCGCTCGGGCACGCCGGAAAAGGACAGGCCGACCTCGAAGGAGTGCTCGCCGACATTCAGGTCCCAGAACTGATGCTGGAGGACGATGGTCATCTCGTCGGGGTGCTTCTCGCGCAGGCGCTGCGACAGGCGCACGCCCGGGGCCCCGGTGCGGAAGGTGACGTAGAAATGGTGCTCGCCCGGCAGCCCGTCGCGCGCGGCCTCCGTCAGGATCTTGCGGACCACGCCCTTCAGCGCGTCCTGCACCATGAGATCGTAACGAAGAACATCCTTGGACATCGAGTCGTGGTTTCCGCTTGTTGCGTTCCGGCGGGAACAGCCGGCAGGCCGTCAGAAAAAGAAGTGGAGGCTTCTGTTGCCAGGCGCCTCCGAGCCCCGCCTTACGCGGCTAAGCGCAAGGGCTTTGGTTTGGGAACCAGCACCGCTTACGCGGCGACAGCAACCCGAGCATTGTTGTCGTTGGCAACTATGCTTTGGCCCGATAACGGCGGAACCATGCCGAGCAAAAGGATAACCTTTACACCCTCGTCGATCCTATTTCGCCCCCGCCAAAACCCTGCGTCATCAGGGTTTTGGTGGAGGCGCCGGGTACCGCCCCCGGGTCCGAAAGGCTTATTTCGAGATCCGTTTATCGCCATAGCCGTTCTTGCGAGCGGCACCTGCGAATATAGGGAAGCCCGTGGCGTTGGGAAAGGGTTCTCATGCGTTTTCACAAGCGAGTGCGGTTTCCGCGCCTCAATTCAGAATGCGTCCATTTCGGATGTCGATGTCGAGGCTGATCTCGTCGTCCTCGGCGGTGCGGCCGGCGATCTCCCAGCGATCGTCCAGGCGCACGATCTCCTCGACATGGACCAGCCCGGCGCTCCAGGCGATGTCGCGGGCCTGCCGCTCGGAGATCGTCACGTCGGCATAGGTCTCCTCGCCTTGCGCCGCGAGCGCGATCAGGGCGTTGAGAGCGAGTGCAGCCAGCAGGCGGCCGGGTGCGTTCAGGGTCGGCATATCGACTATCCCCACGAATCAAGCGCGCGATGAGCGGCGCCGATTGGGGCGGGTTTGCGGAGAATCCGTCTCACGGGCTTTCGCGTTTGCGTGAGGTCGCGAGGCTCCCGCCACGGGCTGGCAGGGTCTGCGGCAAAGGCTGGGGATGCCTGCCTGCCGGGCAGGGCCAAGCCGCACGCGAGCCGCTATAGTCGCGCGCCTTCCAGAGAGTCGCCATGCGCCAGTATCACGACCTGCTCCAACGCGTCCTGACCGAGGGCGTCCGCAAGGACGACCGCACCGGCACCGGCACGCTCGCCGTGTTCGGGCACCAGATGCGCTTCGACCTGTCGGAAGGCTTCCCGCTGGTCACGACCAAGAAGCTGCACCTGAAATCGATCATCCACGAGCTGATCTGGTTCCTGCGCGGCGACACCAATGTGCGCTACCTCCAGGAGAACGGCGTCACGATCTGGGACGAATGGGCCGATGCGAACGGCGATCTCGGCCCGGTCTACGGCCGGCAGTGGCGCTCCTGGGCCGCGCCCGACGGGCAGGTGATCGACCAGATCGCCTGGCTGGTGAACGAGATCCGCCGCAATCCGGATTCGCGCCGATTGATCGTCTCGGCCTGGAACCCGGCCGACATCCCCAAGATGGCGCTGGCTCCGTGCCACTGCCTGTTCCAGTTCTTCGTCGCAAACGGCAAGCTCTCCTGCCAGCTCTACCAGCGCTCGGCCGACGTCTTCCTCGGCGTGCCCTTCAATGTCGCGAGCTACGCGCTGCTGACCCATATGGTCGCGCAGGTGACGGGGCTTGGCGTCGGCGACTTCGTGCATTCCTTCGGCGATACGCATCTCTATGTGAACCATCTCGACCAGACGCGGCTGCAGCTCGCGCGCGAGCCGCGCGCGCTGCCGAA includes:
- a CDS encoding ClpXP protease specificity-enhancing factor SspB, which produces MSKDVLRYDLMVQDALKGVVRKILTEAARDGLPGEHHFYVTFRTGAPGVRLSQRLREKHPDEMTIVLQHQFWDLNVGEHSFEVGLSFSGVPERLLVPFDAISTFFDPSVQFGLKFEAQDQPEDAVSPEVEPAEPAPAPAKLVPAALPAAKGKIPAAEPAPASAKDEPAAEGEDSRGSAEVVSLDSFRKKP
- a CDS encoding PepSY domain-containing protein, yielding MPTLNAPGRLLAALALNALIALAAQGEETYADVTISERQARDIAWSAGLVHVEEIVRLDDRWEIAGRTAEDDEISLDIDIRNGRILN
- a CDS encoding thymidylate synthase, yielding MRQYHDLLQRVLTEGVRKDDRTGTGTLAVFGHQMRFDLSEGFPLVTTKKLHLKSIIHELIWFLRGDTNVRYLQENGVTIWDEWADANGDLGPVYGRQWRSWAAPDGQVIDQIAWLVNEIRRNPDSRRLIVSAWNPADIPKMALAPCHCLFQFFVANGKLSCQLYQRSADVFLGVPFNVASYALLTHMVAQVTGLGVGDFVHSFGDTHLYVNHLDQTRLQLAREPRALPKLTLNPAVTRLEDFQFADVTITDYDPHPGIKAPIAV